AGGAGAAGTGGTGCAGCTATATATTCCCCCATTCTCGTGTTCAAGTGGGGCACTGACGATCAAACTGTGGAGATAAATCCAGACCACAATGTAAGTCTAGAGAGCAAACTGTGGTTAAATACACTACATATCTTTTCTGTTAAGAAATATTGCATGTTTGTTCATTTATTACTAACCTATTATGATGTTTGCTAGAAGAAAATTAGTAATAAATAGCAATATTCTTAAAAAGCAAATAGTCCAATTGCAAGCATAGATTTAAcaaacatgtatgtgtgtgtacgtgtgatACActaacatacacacactttATCAATGTGtcttgtaaatggcctgtatttatatagcgctttactagtccctaaggaccccaaagcgctttacatatccagtcatccacccattcacgcacacattcacacactggtgatggcaagctacattgtagccacagccaccctggggcgcactgacagaggcgaggctgccggacactggcgccaccgggccctctgaccaccaccagtaggcaacgggtgaagtgtcttgcccaaggacacaacgaccgagactgtccaagccggggctcgaaccggcaaccttccgattacaaggcgaactcccaactcttgagccacgatcgcccttgtGACTTACTCTGATTttctttgaatcaccttgtacCCAAAACCAGGAGCAGAGCTACTCAGGGTCTTCCAAGCCCCAGGATCAATATTGAAAGAAAGTGCAGGATTTAACACTGAGaattaaagaagcaaaaaaaaaaccatttgtTTTACTATAAACAACTTTAATCTATTACTTATATAGTAATAGAGGTACTCTAATGTGATTATAGCACCTCTGTTGAATACCACATACAGAAAATTGTATAgagtctgtgtttctctttatttttgttgGAGTGTAGCAGTTTGAACTGAGGTCTGCCTCAGTGGGTGATCTTTTATTACAACTAGAGAGCAGATAAGCTCGATATTTTTAAATTCTAAGAACTCAGAGCAATTATTGTCTTGTAAAACACACCCAAGACTTCAATTTGGAGTCAATTTTATGTCTTAAATTCCATATAtacagtcaaaagtttggacacatcttatttaatagtttttctttatttttagtacTTTCAACATTGTAAAGACATACTAAAGACATCaaatatataaatgatataTTGAATTatatagcaaagaaaaaaatataaataactctaaatatgtATTATATTTTACATTCCTGAAAgcagccaccctttgctttgctgacagcgctgcaaacccttggccttCCCTTAATGAGCTTCATAATGTGGTCagctgaaatggttttcacttcacagctgTGCCTTGTCAGGTTTCATTTGGGTAAATTCTTGCCTGCTTGATGAGATTGGGACCATCAGTCAGTGTGTTGTGCAGGAGTCAGGTTGATACACAGCTGACAGTCGTATTTGACAACTGCTAGAATTTATATTATGGCAAcaaccaatcagctaagtaaagagaattgacagtccatcattacttcAAGAACTGAAGACagttggactgctgagtcttgtcctgtggaggtggtcacaagcgcatggcacaacatagaagagccacctccacaggacaagactcagcagtccatctgcatcttaaggataaaggtcactctttcgaggatgccaatgttcacattttggacagagaggacagatggtttgaaagaggagtgaaagaagccatctatgtccactgtgagcgaccatctttgaacagaggcggtggtttacgacaccaactctctgccatctataatccagttttgagttccctccccagacgccttaacgcccactcacatcctgggccatctgacctcaggaattcacatgataaggtggggccaggtttcacaatgagctcacccgaaaccctggctgattgggacccacacccagtttcacaccttggctcaggcgattagaggatcatcagggggtccttttgtccctctgtggggggttactcccactaggtttatatctgggactctccaccatttgacgttagaactgaagaagcttctcggatgagaggtgaaacgtcttcaagcaacttaaagaagtccagacgcttttctttgcaagctcctttgactacaatgacatggatgactgagaaccttcacagacatgttcaGAGGAGTGTgagaatcaggcctttatggtcaaatatctgctaagaaaccacgactaaggaaaagaaacaaggaGAAGAGATTTTTTGAGCCAAGAAAGACTAGGATTGGACATTGGACCAGTGGAAagctgtgctttggtctgatgagtccaaatttgagaaCTTTGGTTCCACCTGCTGAGTCTTTGGTGAGTGTAAAcggatggtctctacatgcatggcTTCCACTGTGAAACAGGGGGTGTGATGGTATGGGAGAggctttgctggtgacactgttggggattCATTCAAAATTTAAGGCACACTAAACCAGCATGGCTACCAAAGCATTCTGTAGCGACATGCCATCCTATTCAGTTTGCATTTAGTTGGACCATCATTTGTTTgtaaacaggacaatgaccccaaacacacctccagctttgtaagggctatttgaccaagaaAGAGATTGATGGAGTGCCGCGCCAGATGGCCtgtcctccacagtcacctgacctaaacccagttGAGATGGTTTGGAATGAGATGGaccgcagagtgaaggcaaaagggccaacaagtgtgcagcatctctgggaactcctccAAGaatgttggaaaaccatttcaggtgacgacctcatgaagctcatcaagagaatgccaagagtgtgcaaagcagtaatcaaagtAAAGGGTGGCGATTTTTGAAGAATCTAAactataaaacatgtttttgattCCATATGTGCTCATTTATAATTTTGATGCCTTCAATGAGAATCTAATGTAAATAGTGATGAATATAAAGAAGAAACATTAAATGGTTTCATAACCCCCTGAAAAGTaaatttattaaaacattttattacaaTGCCATGTCCTCAAGTTTTTTTCTTGTCAACACAGTGTTAGTTAAATTATTCATCACAGGATCAAAAAGTACAATGTGACACTGGAAACAGGCCTCAAATATGTGATGATTGCATTAGCATAGAATTATTTGTGATTTAgcatttacatatttattatGGATTAATAATCAAGAATTAAATTTTGCAAAATTATTTATGAAAGGGTTTTTTCACTCAGTGCATGCTAGAGGtgaaatgcaataaaaatattgtaCTCATTAAGCTATTTTTACTCTCTGAAACTAACTGGGCTGATCACACGTCTCAGTAAGTTTGattcacagagaaaaaaaaaggaaatgagcaCAACAGACATACTGCTCCATAATATTTTACTTAAAATGAAGGCATAACTAGACAATGAAAGATAAAAGGCACAAACTGCCTTACCTGACAAGAATATTGTAGCACTAATTAGCCAGTTCATTGTGTTACTCCCATGGAAAATCATTTTAACTGTgatatttggttttatttttaattttcactgCTGAGCAATGTGCCACTTCTGCTGAAAGCATGTAAGAAGGAgccaaaaagcagaaataatcaGGTGACTGATCAAAGCCGAGGCATCTTTAGAGGAACTCGATGAAGGAGGAGTTTCAATAGCGGCAGCGCTGTGTTATATAAGAGAGATTGTGGTGGTGGGTGGCCAACTAATTTAGTTTAAGCTCTAATTTTCTTAAACAATAGTATAACAGTAAAGTTTATTGACATGTGGACAACCAgatgaaattattttaaatataattaaaatgttaacatttaaataaaaccatCTGCCTCATTAGCAGGTCTAAGATAAATTTTTTGCTGAAAATTTGAGGTCAGTCCGATCAAATTCTTTTTGTTTATCACATTAAATTGTAAATAAGAAAAGGGAATGTTGAGCATCTAACATTATGACTATTACTTTCCCTGTAGTTGACTAGCAAGTTGAATTTGCTTCTTCAGATTTCTACTTAACACATCTATTCCTGTTGCATTGTTCAGCCCGCAAGCCCTCCTGTCAGGAAGTTGGCCTCTTTTACGGTAAGTGTGTGCCACTAAAAAAGTGTAGCGTGCACTACAAAACCCAAAGTCTGAAACTGTGAGAACATCCGAGTTGCAAAATTTTATGTCTTTTCATGTCTGTTTTGTGCTTTCCCATGAGCTGAGTGagagacacagaaacagatgcaAAGTGCAATGTGCCCCGAAAATATGAACCTGCAACCTTTCCCTAGCTTGGCGGTTGACCTCTTCCTGCAGAGCACAGACGATCAAGAAAGGTCGAGAAAAGGTCAGGATCAGTGTGCTGTGTTGCTGCGTCTGGTTTGGATTTCTAAGGGCAGGTTGGCAATGTTGCAACATGCTCAaccctctctcactctcactctgtttctgtgtgtctgtgtgcacgcagacacacacatttagTGCATTCTACATATACCccctgttagatttgtattgttgattgtcatttatgcttagaaatatttacttatatatgcttagagttttgtaattagttgtagattggtagaggttttgatcctactggggtcaagcgaaggaacggcgtttgtctggttctctcccgtgcacgagtaccatgaagaagtttgcctacttgcgtcttgcttgcagtgtaattatattgtcttcaacgttccagcagatgggttcaagctacaaacctatcacccCCAAATTTATCTTCCTTCACATACTATTTCAAATGACCTCCAGATATTAGATGTTCTTCTTTGGTGAGGCAGCATGTTTTACAATAACTGCagctaaataaaatgtttaatataaGACAGAATGTAAAGGATGTGCTTGGAAGATGCATAATTTCGTTTAAGGAGAGTGTAAGAAACACTTACATAGTAGGCCATTCTTCCCTGCACATTTCTGGATAATATCGTCTACTCAACCCCTTCTATGTGGACTTCACCTAAACCCTAACTGCCTGTTATTCCATCGCATTTTGTGCCGTTCACTGAAACACTCTTTGCCCTTTGAGTGGCTGCTTGCTAGCACGTTACTCCAGCCCCAGTCCTGCTGAATGTCACAAGCCATCTCTGGTTGCATCCTGTTCTTTTTATAGTTGGGCAGCTGAAATGTGAGGGGTCACAATGGGAGGATAAATACAAGGGCCAGCAGGCTTGCAGGGGTGTCGCAGACGAAGGCCGGATCTTCTCCcttcttctctcttctctcaGCTCTCCTCGCAACCTCAAAGGTAAAAGATTGAATTCATGCCCATGAAGAAAACAGCATTTGAAGTGGATTTGTTGGTTAGCTATTGAATGTTATGTTATAAAGCCTTGGCATAATGAGAGGCTTATGACCTGTATACcagagataaaataaaaacagtgttaTGCATCTTCTTGTAGCTTTCACAACTGTGTGGTTAACATGACTCGAACTATATCAGTGTAACCCGCAGGTTCATGTCTGTTGGTTAAATGCAAGTgtgcgtcttttttttttttgttacttcaACGTCAATGAACCAGATGCTAGACAGATGAAAATATCTCATCACTTTCTATAGTATAACAACATTAAATAATGATTGTGATGAACTGTGAGAACGATTCTCCCTTGATATTAAACAAAGCTGATCATTTTTGGTAAACTTCAGTCACCTACCTTTATCTGATGCAAAGTTTCCATTGAATCGTTGGTCAGTGGTGACTCAATAGTCTGACTAATTTCTTGCTTTACTAGATAAATTCATCTAGACTGCCTTCTGCAATGTGGCATGCCTCATCAACAGCCGGGTGGAACGctgcacattttcttttatgcaGCCCATTCATGCTACATGAGCTACAGTGCACTCACTGCCTCATGCAAGCAGTATACTGGGTACACTGGGTATATTTAGTCTAACGTATTGATAGTGGCAACAGGGTGACAGTTGGAGGAGGTATGCGATAGAGGCCAGTCAAGAGGAATGGTGAGGGAAGGGGGGCTGTGGAGGGGAATGGAAAGGTCAGGGATAAGAGGCTAGAAAATGGAATAGGTCACGGACGTGCACACGATTTTTTAAGGGTGGTCAGATGCATGGAGGGTGGGGCATgtgatggtggtggagggggATTTGTGGTAGTTCTCTGACACTGGATCCTCTGTGAGGTTACATATTGTGCCTGGGGAATAGTGTGAAACCAGCGCACAAGCTGCTGCAGCAGTTAAAGCTTAAACAGCTGCTGTCGCATGTAGGACACAAGCTGGTCTGGGTTATTTTAGCAAAAGATAGTCTGACAGGAAAACATAAAACCATGAGCCagacgtttttgtttttttttaccacttcCTTCACACAATCAACCCGATGTTCTGTGCTCCTTTCATCTAGCAGTTTCCCACACATATACCCTGAAACTGTTACACTCAAAAGCAGATATGCAGTGCAGTATAACCTTTCGCCTTGGCGCACTGTAAAAATGTATAACCCCTGTGTCATGTTCATTATTAATTTCTCAAATTTTTGTCTTCCCTCTATTTATATCAAGAGTCAGGATGCCTCACGCATACCCTTTCCTCACTCCTGAGCAAAAGAAGGAGCTCAATGATATTGCTCTGAAGATTGTGGCTCCAGGCAAAGGAATCCTTGCTGCAGATGAGTCAACTGGTAAGAAAATGAACCTATATACTAACAATCAGTTCTTTGGGACAGTCAACTCAACAGTTGCCAAAAACTATGGCTTAAAGGATTGCAGTTAGGCTACAGTTGAAACTggtttcactgtgtgtgttttctcagaCCTGAACTGAAACATTTCTGCAAACGTGCAGACAGACTGTGGCTTCCAACACCTAATAATATACTATGTTTTTATAGTcaatctgattttatctgtttctaTAACCTCCAGGCAGTGTGGCCAAGCGCTTCCAGAGCATCAATGCTGAGAACACTGAGGAGAACAGGAGGCTGTACCGCCAGCTCCTCTTCACTGCTGACGACCGCATCAATCCCTGTATTGGTGGCGTTATCCTCTTCCACGAGACCATGTACCAGAAGACCGATGATGGCAAGCCTTTCCCTCAATACCTCAAAGAAAGAGGCATGGTGGTGGGTATCAAGGTCGACAAAGGTGTTGTCCCCCTGGCAGGAACCAATGGCGAGACAACCACCCAGGGTGAGCACAGAAAAGATCCAGACATCATCCGTATTACATAATTATCTTTTAATATCTTTATCTAACGTATTGTGTATGTTTGTCCTTCCTAACAGGTCTCGATGGGCTTTATGAGCGTTGCGCCCAGTACAAGAAGGATGGTGCTGACTTCGCCAAGTGGCGTTGTGTTCTGAAGATCACCCCCACCACGCCCTCAAGACTGGCTATCATAGAGAATGCCAATGTCCTGGCTCGCTATGCCAGCATCTGCCAGATGGTAAGACACAACAGACAGATAACCCAGTTTAACTGAATTTTACAAGATCTATTATTgggtctatttaaaaaaaaaaacattaaaatatttttgctgtttttgcttGTGCATTTGATATGATCATGCCACACGCATACTTCCTGCATGggtaaaaacacacaatgagGAAACCTCATAATGTGCCAACAAGCTCAAAAAACTTTTCTCCAAATTAATGCTATGTCATAGTATTATCAAGGCAGCATAACATTAAATTTTTAAAGTCTTCACTTTTGGATTTCAGGTCTTGTCTTCTTAATATGAGCTCCTATTTTACCCTGTCTTTGTGTCCTTGCCTTTCCTAGCACGGTATTGTCCCCATTGTTGAGCCTGAGATTCTTCCTGATGGTGACCATGACCTGAAGCGTTGTCAGTACATCACTGAGAAGGTCCTGGCTGCCGTCTACAAGGCCCTGTCCGACCACCACGTCTACCTGGAGGGTACCCTGCTCAAACCCAACATGGTTACCGCTGGACACTCTTGCTCACACAAGTACACCAACCAGGAGATTGCCATGGCAACTGTTACTGCCCTGCGCCGCACCGTTCCCCCTGCAGTTCCTGGTAAGAAAGTACATCACACGCTTGCTGATATGCACACTTTTACACTTTTTTAGACATAATCTTTTATGACTAATCTGCATTAGATCTGCAATCTGGGTTGCTAAACTCTACCTGCTTTGCAGGTATTACCTTCCTGTCTGGTGGTCAGAGTGAGGAGGAGGCCTCTGTCAACCTGAACGCCATGAACCTGTGCCCCCTGCACAAGCCCTGGGCACTCACCTTCTCATATGGCCGTGCACTGCAGGCCTCTGCCCTGAAAGCCTGGGGTGGGAAGAAGGAGAACGGAAAGGCATGCCAAGAAGAGTTTGTAAAGAGAGCTCTGGTATGTCTGAATATGAACTGTGTAACTAAAATATAAAGCTATATGAAAgagttgtattattattattaacatcaAACTCATGCTCTAGAGTCCTCTTGTGCATTAAATAATATCATATTTTCTATCTTACAGGCTAACAGCCAGGCCAGTGTGGGCAAATATGTTTCCTCTGGAGCCAGCGCTGCTGGTGGAGAGTCACTGTTTGTGGCTAATCATGCTTATTAAGCATAACCACCGTTTTTCCACCCCTACCACTCCATTATTACATCATCACGGAAAAGGACACGTCCCTTAAGGCACCACCTATGAAATTCACACTCTACTATTAAACGCTAcaacagaaacagcagcacttttacaTCTCAGTAGGaagcaaaagagaaagaaagaaaaaagctttgAGTGGTTGCTGCAGCTAGAAGACTAAAACACGTTCTTCCTCCATTCCcttagcttttatttttaaacacctTTTTTCAGGTGAAGATTCCCACACTGTTTTTACACAACTTGTACTATTTTCCTTGGTCTGCTTCCAGTAAGTTCAGTATATGATTTATACTGTTACCATGGAATAAAGTATTTACCGTAGCGTGatgctttccttcctttttctggttttactttgtgttttacTTCTCACTGCTCAACATTTAAGTTCCCATTAAACTAACACTGTCAGTTGCCATAATAATTGTACTTCAAGCAGAACTAGGCTTACGCGGTTTACTGATctagctttatttttattagcAAATGAAGTTTGCTGATGGGACTGTAAGGTAGCAAATTACCAAACAGAAGTAAAATATGTCCTTGTTACTGTTATTCTAAAACCTCTGTTCTAACTGTTTCGGATCCCTAGAGGATTGATTCTTTGTTACAAGTTGAACTGTTTGCACATAAAAAGTAGAAACATTAAGAAAAACAGTCAACGCAGAAACCTTTCCCTTATAGTCAGGAAATTCAGTAGTACTTTGAAAAAGTACATAATAACCAACTTCAACTGCAGGAGATGGAATAAATcctaaataacaaataaataaaataatacattttatactGGGGCTTTGGAGGCCCAATTTAATCCTCAGCTGTCTTCTGACTGGCTGCCCCTCATATATAAAAGGCTTGAACAGGAGTTTGTCTTTGTAGGTTTTCACTAATCCAGGTCATGATAGTCCAAGGAGCTTTGATAGAAACCTACTGGACTCCTTTGGGTCCATGAAgaggtttcacctctcatcaaaGAATCTTTTTCAGTTCTgaaaccaaatggtggagagtcccagctATTTAAACATTAATGGGGGTTGTCATAGAGCAGCTGCTCAAATAAGTTCTATCATTAATTCATGTTTGAATTTTAAACATGATCAAATTGTCTGTATTATCTGGCTATGTACTTTTGTATTAGAAATTCTTCAGTAATTTTAAAACaactgatcatctgcagagcaatggtttatttgaagattttcagtcaggtttcagagctcgtCACAGTAAAGAAGCAGCTTTAGTGCAGGTTACAAACATCTTGGAGTTGTTGATCCCAAATGCTCCAGCACGAGTACTGACGGGGACTACAAAGAGACATCATCTTTCTCCTAtactggcttcccttcattggctccctgttaaatcctgaattgaatttaaaatcctgctcctcacatctTATCTTCATGAcctttaaaagtagaatgggaggcagagccttcagaccccctctctgcttttaagattaggcttaaaacattcctttttgataaaagcACATACTTATGGTTGGATaaggtgatcctgaatcctcccttagttatgctgcaacagGCTGCTGCGGGATTCccatgagtgtttcttcttcagtcacctttttcaATCACTATGTTTTATACACCTCTCTAAATTTAATTATAAGTTATTATTaaactctggctctcttccacagcatgtctttgtcctgtcctcCTCTCATCTCCCTACCCGTCACCCCTCACTCAGCCTGGTTCTCCTGGAGGTTTATTCCTGATAAAGGAAGTTTTTTtattcccactgtcgccaaggcGCTGGCTCATAGGGAGTCagtatgattgttggggtttactatgttttctttgtagtattgcagggtctttaccttacaacataaagtgcCACGAGgcaattgttgttgtgatttggcactatgaGTATCTGATGAGTATCTAATAATGTAACAGGACATACATCAAACATAACAGGAGATAAGCCACTTTAACGATCCTTGATACATCCAGGTTTATTTAAGAAGCCTGAgtttaaaatattgttttctTGATCTAAAATTTCCATTTTCTCTGATTAGATTGGAGCATGGCGTAACAGGAAGAGCTACATGTCAAATTTAAAGGTGTCAGCCGTTCTCTTGGACAAAGAAAATGTCATTGGGTGCATCAGTTGCAGTTTCAGATCAAGCCTTTGACCATAAAGTACGGTTTCAAAGAGCATAACTGGTGACAGCTCACAAGCCCGAGACAGAAGTCATCGCGACCACATCCATCAGTGTATCAATGCAGAACCTCTCTTAAAAATTGCTTCCCCAAATGTTCCCACCCACAATTTCCCTGTCTCCTCAAATACTCAGATCACTAAAATAAAACTCATATTTCAGAGTTCTGGGAAGGTTTAAAAATGACATGAGCAGCCTCTGAATTAAAAATctataacaggaagaaaaaaagccaaaaccAAAAATCTAGTAGATGTTGTACGTTACGTCCAAACATACACAACTGAGCATATTTATATGTTCATATATCTTCTGCATACCTCTTCCAGTCTTGTACATAATGTTCAGTAACACCAGCAAATCAGAATTAGAACCTTTAATTTTAGCTTGTTTCCATATCCAAGGCACTCTAGTTTGGCTGAAAACACAAATTGATTCATAAAGtaattaacaaaagaaaaaatattgatGTAGTGAGTgtagtgaaagaaaagaaaagctgatCCACCCGAGCTACAGTGCAGTTATGTTATAGTTGActataatgttttttaaaatcaaaatactttaaaaaacaattagcaatttatgtaaatattttttgagATTATATGATAGAAAAACACTTTGTTGCAATAAATATACATCGATTAGTGTGCCATTACATCTAACAAATTCATGCATCGTCATAAACTTTTTTCATTCAGTCAGAAATACATATGAGTGGGTGCTAGTTTATGCACTGTACCTTTAAAGACAcctttaaagacaaaaagagcAGAAGAGGAGATATTTTTAGTGTTAAACTAAAATGCAGTCTAGCAACATTTTCACTGAGAAGATAAAAAATCCAAGCTCAGGTGCAAACGTGGCTGAATTTCCAGAGTTAGTGCTGCcagtggagttgttgctgcgacaCACAAAGCTGCTGTCTGTGTCGGTGCCACTAGAAGTAAAGCTCACAAAGCCCACATTGGCCCCTGCTACTTGATTTGTGATCCAAGTCTGGAATTCAGACACTCGAGCGTAGACCTCAGGGAAACCTGCCTGGGCGCAAGGTATTCCAAAACTGGTAATACCAGCCTGGATCCACTTGGAACCCTGTTTGCACTGCAAGGGTCCACCTGAGTCCCCCTGAAAAGAGTaggataaaacacaaacattaagAAGGGGACTGAAACAGCATATTCTCAAAACTAAAAaagtttatatttacattatagGGCTgaaattgcaaaaataaataaataaataaataaataaataaacgggTTTTTCTGTAAGGGAGAATACATATTACAACaatgtgcttttgttttaaCCTGGCATGCTCCTTTGTTCTGTTGCCCCGCACAAATCATTTGCTGAGTGATGTTCGCATCTTTTGCTGGGATATAATTGCAGCTGCACTGTTTGTTTCCAATAACAGGAATCTGAACTTCTTGGAGGGGTGCATTAGCTGGCAAAGTCTCTGTGAAAGGCAAAACATGAAATGAGTCCACTCTCGTCCAGTCTTACGAATTCAAAAGTATTTTCAATGGATATGTGCAAACGATAACACGAATGATGATATGATTATTCAATATCTAAACCCCCACAAAAAACTGACATTCCCGTCAGCAACAAACAGTTTGTGCATCTGTCTAGCAGTTCAGGCACCAAAAAGTATTATGCGAATATGTGAACTGCGCACCTTGCAGGGTGAAAAACTTTAATAGCAACAACTTTTAAAGGAAGTAACAAAGaacgcgttgtgtgtgacgtcttcttttgcgcatgcgggccacTTTGAGGGCCAtttcaggggaagtggaaacacatggagaAACAGCTGACTGTAATAGACATAATGACACCACGGGGGAAGTCGAACAAAACACATTGAACATGAAAAATCctggcttttcaaaataaaacagaaaacattgaGAGACATGACAAAACAAGCTTGACAATAAGAAACACACTAGGTCACAGACCCAGCCCCTGACAGTTGACATGCAAATACGAATTTAAGTGGCAAAGCGAGACTAGAAAAAACCTGATATGATGCTTCCACCT
Above is a genomic segment from Maylandia zebra isolate NMK-2024a linkage group LG8, Mzebra_GT3a, whole genome shotgun sequence containing:
- the aldoab gene encoding aldolase a, fructose-bisphosphate, b → MPHAYPFLTPEQKKELNDIALKIVAPGKGILAADESTGSVAKRFQSINAENTEENRRLYRQLLFTADDRINPCIGGVILFHETMYQKTDDGKPFPQYLKERGMVVGIKVDKGVVPLAGTNGETTTQGLDGLYERCAQYKKDGADFAKWRCVLKITPTTPSRLAIIENANVLARYASICQMHGIVPIVEPEILPDGDHDLKRCQYITEKVLAAVYKALSDHHVYLEGTLLKPNMVTAGHSCSHKYTNQEIAMATVTALRRTVPPAVPGITFLSGGQSEEEASVNLNAMNLCPLHKPWALTFSYGRALQASALKAWGGKKENGKACQEEFVKRALANSQASVGKYVSSGASAAGGESLFVANHAY